The genomic window TGATCGGAAGACAGCAGCGCATGCGCACGGCTGACCTGCGTGCCATGCAGCACGATATCGCTTTGGTCCGACCGGCCGACCGTGATCTGCGGCGATTCCAGCTCGATTTGTTTCGCACGTCCGTCGCTCGTGATCAGGATCACCTTGGCCATCGTTTCGCCCTCGTTGGTTGTTGAGCATGCTCAGCGCGTTGGCTGGCAGGGCTAATGTGACGCTGCCGACCTTAGTACAAAAGTGCAAATTCGACGAGGACGGCGTTTTTACCGAACGCTGCTCAACCATTCGACTCGAACGTGAAATAAATCGGTTGTCGGTTCGATTGAACGGCGGGAGCCCCAAAAGCTGATGGACAAGGAATGCGTCCGTGCCCTGGCCCACGGCCAAGACGGCCTGTTACCCGACAGCCAGACGCCACAAGCGAGGTAGAAACTAGTGGGAACCCTTACGTTAGCACTCGCTCTAACCGAGTGCTAATATGGTTTTTACGAAGGAGTTTCCCCAAATGACAACACTGTCTGGAGCCTCTGCAGCAAACCAGCTCGCCGTCGCCAACCCATGGTCGATGGTGCCCCCGCTGGGTAACCTGGACGCCTACATTTCTACAGCCAACCGGCTGCCGCTGCTCACACTCGAGGAAGAGCAGGGATTCGCGCGCAAGCTGCGCGACAACAACGACCTCGAGGCGGCCGGTGCCTTGATTCTTTCGCATCTGCGCTTGGTCGTGTCCATTTCCCGCCAATACCTCGGCTACGGTTTGCCTCACGGCGACCTGATACAGGAAGGGAACGTCGGCTTGATGAAAGCGGTGAAGCGCTTCGACCCTGACCAAGGTGTGCGGCTGGTGAGCTATGCCATGCACTGGATCAAGGCCGAGATTCACGAGTACATACTGAAGAACTGGCGCATGGTCAAGGTCGCGACGACCAAGGCCCAGCGAAAGCTGTTCTTCAACTTGCGCTCGATGAAGCAGGCCTACAAGGCCAAGGATGCAGCCGCCAATGGCGACACCCATCGCGCGACGCTGACCGAAAGTCAGGTCACGCAAATGGCCGAGAAGCTGAACGTCAAGCGCGAAGAAGTGCTCGAGATGGAAATGCGTCTATCGGGCGGCGACGTGTTGCTCGACCCGAGTCCGTCGGACGACGGCGAAGACCAGTTCGGCCCGATCGCCTATTTGGCCGACGCGACGCAGGAACCGACGGCGCAGCTCGAATCGCGGGCTCGCGACCGGCTGTCGAGCGACGGCATCTCGACCGCGCTCGAAGCGCTGGACGAACGCAGCCGACGTATCGTCGAGGAGCGCTGGCTCAAGGTCAACGACGACGGTTCTGGCGGCATGACGCTGCATGACTTGGCTGCGGTGTACGGTGTCAGCGCCGAGCGGATTCGCCAGATCGAAGTGGCGGCGATGAAAAAGATGAAGAAGTCGTTGGTGGCTTACGCCTGATCTTCTTGCCCTCGCAAAGCAAAAAGCCCGACGGTGTCGGGCTTTTTTTTGGCTTTCAATCTGGGCGGGGGCCATGCGGGAGCCCCGACAGGCTCAAGACGATTTCAGCAAAGCCTTCACGTCGGCCACCATTGCCGGAACGCCCGAGCCGTAGCGCGCATAGAGGCGCAGCCGGCCCTGTGGGTCGTACAGGTAGCTCGCAGCCGAATGGTCCATCGAATAGCTGGTCGGCGTGGATCCGTCGACCTTCTTGTAATAAGCCTTGAAGTCTTTTGCCGTCACGGCGAGCTGCTCGGGAGTAGGAATCAGCGCGATGAAGCTTGGATCGAACGCGCCCATGTACGCCTTCATGACGGTCGGCGTGTCACGCGCCGGATCGACCGTGATGAAGAGCACTTGCAACTTGTCGGCATCGGCACCGAGCGCTTGCTTCACCTGCGCCATCTCGGTCATGGTCGTCGGGCAGACGTCGGGGCACTGCGCATAGCCAAAGAACAGCACGACAACCTTGCCCTTGAAGTCGGCCAGCGTGCGCACCTTGCCATCCGCGTCGGTCAGCGAAAAGTCCTTGGCGTAGTCAGCGCCGGTCATGTCGACCGCATTGAACGTCTGCTTGGCTTCCTCGGTGCAACCTGAAATGCCAACGCCTGCAGCCATGGTCACACCGGTCCACGCCGCGACCAGTGCGATCGCTTTGAGCGCGTTGCGCTTGTTCATGAAAAGGGTCCGTTTAAATCAGGTAGTGATCGACCAGCAGCGCCGCAAACAGCACGCTCAAGTGGATCAACGAAAAGCGGAATGTCTTGCGCGCCAACGCATCGGAATAGTTGCGCCACAGCGCGAAGGCATAGCCAGTGAAACCGATGCTGACCGCAATGGCCACCGCAAGATAAAGCCAGCCGCTCATGCCGTAGATGAACGGCATGAGACAGGCGGCGAACAACACGCAGGTATAGAGCAGGACCTGCAGCCGCGTGAACTCGTTGCCGTGCGTCACGGGCAGCATCGGCAGACCGGCCTTGCGATAGTCCTCGACGCGATAGAGCGCGAGCGCCCAGAAGTGCGGCGGCGTCCACAAGAAAATGATCAGAAAAAGAATGAGCGCATCGGCGCTGACTTCGCCGGTCATCGCAGCCCAGCCCAGCACCGGTGGCATCGCGCCCGAGGCACCACCGATCACGATGTTTTGAGGCGTCAGCGGTTTCAGGATGAGCGTGTAGATCACCGCATAGCCGACGAAGGTGGCGAAGGTCAGCCACATGGTCAGCGGATTGATGGCAAACCACAGCACTGCAGAGCCCGCTGCACACAACACCGCCGAAAAGATCAGCGCCTGCCGGTCGCTGAGCTGACCGCGCGCCGTCGGACGCCATGCGGTGCGTTTCATCTTGGCATCGATGCCCTTTTCAACCAGACAGTTGAAGGCCGCGGCCGCGCCGGCCACCAGCCAGATGCCGGCACAGGCCAGCACGCCGCGCTGCAGATCGTCCCAGCCCGGCACACCGGGAACCGCCAGCACCATGCCGATCAGCGCGCAGAAAACGATGAGCTGCACCACCCGCGGCTTGGTCAGCGCGTAAAACTGGCGGAACACGTTGGCAGTGCTGGTCTGCTCCAGGGGCAATGGAGTGCTCATGCAGCCTCCCAGTCGGGGCCGTTGCTCGATACGCGCGTCTGAGGGTGCAGGTCCGCATCGGAAGGCGCAGGCGCGGCAGCCGTTTCGGGCTTGCTTTCACACAATGTCCATGTCAGGACGACCGCCAGCGCGGCCGCACCGCCGGTGTGCAGCACGGCGGCTGCCAATGGCCAGCCCAGCAGCACATTGCCAAGCCCGGTCGCCAACTGCAGCAGCGCGAGCCCCGCCAGCCAACGGCCTTGTGGCCGTAGCGGGGGGATACGATTCAGGCGCCACGCCAGAATGCCGATCGCGCCGAAGACCACGTAAGCCATCAGGCGGTGCACGTAGTGAATGGCCGTGAGCGCGGCGAATTCGATCGGTACCCCGTCCGATGTCATGCCGAGGTGACGCCAGATTTCAAAGCCCTGCACAAAATTCATCGCGGGCCACCAACTGTCTTGGCAGGTAGGGAACTGCAGACAGGCGACCACTGCGTAGTTGGTGCTGACCCAGCCGCCGAGCGCAATCTGCAGCACCAGCAGGGCGGTCGTCGCAATCAACCCGATGCGGAGCGCTCGACCAAGGGCTGTCGGCGTGCGCCCGGAAGCTATTTGCTGGTAGTGCACAGCCTGCACGCACAACATGGCAAGCAACCCGATGGCCCCGAGCAAATGCAGTGTGACGATGGCCGGGTAGAGCTTCCAGGTCACCGTCAGGGCCCCGAACGCGCCCTGCATGCAGACCCACACCACTGTGACCGCCGGCCAGACGGTGCTGAGCGGAGCAGTTTCGTGCAACGGCATCGTGGCCTCCGATGCCCGCGTGACACGCAGCGAAAGACGCTGGCGCCTGCGCGCCACCAATGTCGCCAAGGCCAAAGCGACGATCAGCGCTCCCACGCCTGTGGCACCGTAGCGATGAATCATCTCGACCCACGCCTTGCCGTGCGTGACCGGTCCGGTGGGTTGCGCAGCCTGCGCTGCTGCGATGTCATGTCGCGCACCGACCGGGCTGGCGTTGCCGTAGCAACCGGGCCAGTCGGGGCACCCCAGGCCGGAATCGGTCAATCGGGTGAACGCGCCGAACAGCGTCAGATCGAAGGTGAGAAACAGCGTGAGGACGGTGAGCGCGTGCAACCGCCGCGCTGCGCCCGCGCCGGCGTTGCGACGCCAAATCCACAGCAAAGGACCCAACGCAAGCAGCGCGCCGGCCACTATCAGCCAGACGATCGGTGTGAGGTCGTAGAGCGCTTGGGTGTTCATGGCATCGACGTCATCACGTCAGCGGTTGGGTTCATCCCAGGAAGCAGAGGCGCGAAGCAACCGATCGAGATCGCGCTTGGCACGCGTGGCGCCTTGCGTGTCCATGCTCGCCGGAAAACGCATCATCCAGTTGCCCATCGGATCGACTACGTAAAGATGCTCGCTCAAGCCATGCCCGGCACCCGGTACCAGCCATTGCGCCAGCTCGGCGGCGGGCAAGCGAAGAACCGTCGCGCCGCGGAGTCCATTGTCGAGACGCTCTGGAATCGGCGCCGTATCGCTCACGAGCCAAACCCGGTCGAGGCGGTCTTTTTCGCGACCGAGGCCTTCGCGCATCTGGCGTTGCAAGTAGAGCTGCTGCTCGCACAAAGAATTGCACGCTGCATCGGCCACGGCAACGAGCAACCACTGCCCCTTGAGAGTCTGTAGGTCGACGCGCGCACCGTCACGCCCGGTTGCGCTGAATGCCGGCAGCGGCTGCTGCGGATCGATCAGTTCTCCGTAAACGCTGCGGCCTTCCGGCCGGACCACGTAGTAAGTGAAGTAAGACGCGACGATCGGTGCGGCACAGCACAGCATGACTGCGATCATCTTCCAGCGCCCCTTGACCGTGCGGCGCGCGCCGTCGCCTTCCGGCTGCTGCGGCGAAGGCATCGAATGCACGGTGAGCGACAACGGTTCGTCAGCCATTCTGTGCACGACTGATTTTGCGCCAGGGGGCGATGAGTTGAAGCCAGACATAGAGAAGTGCGACAAGGGCCGAAAGGGCGAACCACTGAAATGCGTAGCCGTAGTGCCGTTCGATTCCCAGCGCCGGCGCCGGCCAATCGCGTTGCAATCCTTCGGAAGCCGACCCGGACTGCTGCAGCGAGAGATCGGTGCGGAGCGGCAACCCGGTTTCGACACGAAACGCTTCGAGATCCAGATTCTGCCGGATCGCATAAGACCCTTCGGGCGCCGCCATGGCAGCGGCGGCAACCGATGGAGAAGCGACAGCCGATGCGGTGCCGGAAGCGGTTGAACTGGCCGCAGCAGACGAAGCGGCCGCATCAGGTGACGCCACAACAGCGCTCTTGCCAAGTTCCATTAAATGCGACGGCGGCGGCGCGATGCGCCCGACCACCTCCACCAGGCCAACGGGCGTTTGCACTGGCTGCAGTTGCGTACGGTTCTGGAAGTTGCGCTGGATCCAGCCGCGTTGCACCATGACTGTCTGATTGCTGCCCTCCAATGCAAAGGGTGTCAGCACATAGAAGCCAGGCACGCCGTGCATCTGCCGGTTGTCGAGATAGACGGTTTGGGCTCCGAGCCACAGGCCGCGCAACCGCACGGGCCGCAGCATCGCGTCAGAACCCTTGTCGGTCGACAGAAACGTCTGTTGATCGAGCTCTGGGCGCCGGCTCTGCGCCTCGCTTTCGGCCTGCATCGCTTCTTTTTGCGCTGCGCGCGACAGTTGCCAGTGCCCGAGCGACGCCGTTGCGGCAATGGTCAGCATGGCTGCGATGGCGATGACCCAGAAACGGCCTCTCCGTGCGCCTTTCCACTCCTCGCTGGAGCGGGTGGGGGCGGCGCGACCCGTGGTCTGCCCGCGCGTATCGGCATCGTGGTCTGGGTCGCCGTTCAGCACGGGAGAAGGCCTGGTCGGCCGATAATGTGAGTCATGAAATATGTCATCGCCTTGGCGTTCGTGGGCATCTTGGCGAGCTTGGGATTTGCGCTGTTCTTCATGCTGAAGGACGGTCGCGACGGCAGAGCCAAGGGGGGCGGCATGGCGCGCGCTCTGACTGTTCGGATCGGCCTTTCGGTGGTTTTGTTCCTGTGCATTCTGATTGCCTGGAAACTTGGGTACATCCAGCCAGGGGGACTGCCGGTCGGCAAGTAGGTCTTGCCGGCGAGCATCGCCGCTGTCGACACACCACGCCCATGAAAAAAGCGCCTTGCGGCGCTTTTTTTGCTGTGCCGTCGTTACGCGTCAAAGCCAGTAGACCAACGTGTAGAGGCCCAGCCAGACAACGTCCACGAAATGCCAGTACCAGGCGGCACCCTCGAAGCCGAAATGGCGCTCTGGCGTGAAATGCCCTGAGCGAAGTCGCAGCGTGATGAACAGCAGCATCAACATGCCGATGAAAACATGCAGCCCGTGAAAACCGGTCAACATGAAGAAAGTCGAGCCGTAGGCACCGGAACTCAGCTTGAGGTTCAGCTCGGTATACAGGTGGTGGTATTCGTAGCCTTGCACGCCCAGGAACAGCACCCCGAGCAGCACCGTTACCCACATGAAGCGGATGCATTGGGCGCGATGACCGGCGCGCAACGCATGGTGGGCGATGGTGAGGGTCACGCCGGAAGTCAGCAGCAGCGCGGTGTTGATCGTGGGCAGCCAGAACGGCCCGACAGTTTGAAAAGGTTCGACGAGATCGGCAGGAGCGCCGGTTGCGCCCGCAGCCATGCTGGGCCACACCGCTTTGAAGTCAGGCCACAGCAGCGCATTGTCCAAGCTGCCCAGCGCCGGAAGCGCGTGCGTGCGCGCCCACCACAGCGCCGTAAAGAAAGCGCCGAAGAACATCACTTCCGAAAAAATGAACCAGCTCATGCTCCAGCGAAAGGACAAGTCAACCTTGTGGCCGTACTGGCCGCTTTCGCTCTCCGCGATGGATTCGCGAAACCAGACGAACAGCGTGGCCAGCCAGATCACCATGCCCATGGAGAGGACGTAAGCGCCCCACTCATGGCTGTTGATCCATTGCGTCGCTCCGAAGATCACGAACAGCAGGCCGAGTGAGGCCATGACCGGATAGCCCGAAGGCCCGGGCACGAAATAGTAGGGCGTGGTGCCGTGCGTGGTTGAGCTCATATCAGGTCCTGGCTTTTTCTCTCGATTCAAATTCTTATGAAAGTGGCGCCTCAGGGCGCGACCACGAAGCGCACCACCATGATCAGGCCGCCGACAAAAACGATCACGCCCGCAAAGGCCACGACGATGATGTGCAGGGGGTTCAGCTTGGCTAAATCTTCCTGGTAGGCACTGTTTTTCCGAACGCCGAAAAACGACCAGCCCACCGCCTTGATGGTGCCCAGGAGTGAACCTTTACGCGGCTGCGGCGGTGCTTTCACGAATTGGGGCCCAGCGGAACGGGGGCCGTAGCCACCGGTGCAGGTGGTGTCTTGCCACCCACTTCGAAGAAGGTATAGGACAACGTGATCGTCTTCACGTCCTTCGAGATCTTCGGATCGATCACGAAAGCGACCGGCCATTGCTTTTTTTCGCCCGGCTCCAACGTGTACTGATTGAAGCAAAAGCATTCGAGCTTGTTGAAATACTGGGCCGCTTGCTGTGGCGCATAGCTTGGAATAGCCTGCGCAGCCATACGCCTGTTTTGCGAATTCTGGAACTCGTACATCACCGTGTTCAGTTCACCCGGATGGACCACCAGTGAATTGAGTGCGGGTTTGAATTCCCACAGTCCTCGCGCGTTGGCGTCGAACTCGACCGTGATGGTGCGGCTTTTGTCGACCTGCGTATTGTTGGGCAACCGTACGTCGGCGCCTCCAGTGGCGCCACCGGGAACCCTGAGTTCGGCGACTGCCAGCACGTTGATTCCCGTGACCTCACAGATCGTTCGGTACAAAGGCACCAGTGCATAGCCGAACGCGAACATGCCAACTGCGATCACGGCCAGCTTGCCGACCATACGTGCATTTTCGCGGCGGGTTCGAAGCGGCAAGCCCATACGTCCTTCAGCGGCTGAACCACACCATGCGAACGATGAAACCCACGAAGAACAGCACCGCGATGGAGGCCAGGGTCAGGCCCATCCTGCGGTTGTTCTTCTTTTGTTCAGGCGTCATGGTGCGGACAGATCAGGCCAAGATGCGCGTGGCGGTCGGATCAAGCCGCGGAGGCGTTTCGAAGGTATGGAATGGCGCGGGAGAAGGCACTTCCCACTCGAGTCCTTCAGCGCCTTCCCACGGTTTTTGCGTGGCCTTCTCGCCTTTGCCGCGCATGACGGGCAGCACGACGAAGAAGAAGAAGTAGACCTGCGCAAAACCGAAGAAGAATGCACCGACCGACGCCACAGCATTGAAATCAGCGAATTGCATGGGGTAGTCGGCATAGCGTCGGGGCATGCCCGCGAGACCCAGAAAATGCATCGGGAAGAAGGTAACGTTGAACGAGATCAGCGACCACCAGAAGTGGATCTTGCCGCGTGTCTCGCTGTACATCACGCCCGTCCATTTCGGGCTCCAGTAATAGAAGCCGGCGAACATGGCGTACAAGGAGCCGGCCACGAGAACGTAGTGGAAATGCGCAACGACGTAGTACGTATCGTGAAGCTGGATGTCGATGGGGGCGACCGCGAGGATCAACCCACTGAAACCGCCCATGGTGAAGACGAAGATGAAGCCGACCGCGAACAACATCGGTGTCTCGAAGCTCATCGAGCCCTGCCACATGGTCGCTATCCAGTTGAACACCTTGACCGCTGTCGGCACCGCGATCAGCATCGTCGCGTACATGAAGAACAACTGCCCTGTCAACGGCATGCCGGAAGTGAACATGTGGTGCGCCCACACGATAAACGACAGGATAGCGATCGACGAGGTCGCGTACACCATCGAGGCGTAACCGAAGAGCCGCTTGCGGGCAAAAGCCGGCACGATCTGGCTGACGATGCCGAAGGCCGGCAAGATCATGATGTAGACCTCGGGGTGACCGAAGAACCAGAAGATGTGCTGGTACATCACCGGATCACCACCGCCAGCGGGGTTGAAGAAGCTTGTCCCGAAGTGCCGATCGGTCAACGTCATGGTGATCGCGCCGGCCAGCACAGGCATTACGGCGATCAGGAGGTAGGCCGTAATGAGCCACGTCCAGCAGAACATCGGCATCTTCATCAGCGTCATCCCGGGGGCGCGCATGTTGAGAATCGTCACGATGATGTTGATCGATCCCATGATCGAAGAGGCGCCCATGATGTGCATCGCGAAGATGCCGGCATCCATCGATGGGCCCATCTGCAACGTCAGTGGCGCGTACAGAGTCCAACCGGTCGACGGCGCTCCACCCGGCATGAAAAAGGAACTGACCAGCATGAGCGAGGCAGGAATCAGCAGCCAGAAGCTGAAATTGTTCATGCGCGCGAAGGCCATGTCCGAAGCGCCGATCTGCAGTGGCACCATCCAGTTGGCGAACCCCACGAACGCCGGCATGATCGCGCCGAAAACCATGATCAGACCGTGCATGGTCGTGAACTGATTGAACAATTCCGGATTGAGGAACTGCAGGCCAGGCTGAAACAGCTCAGCGCGGATCAGCAGCGCGAGCACGCCGCCGATCATGAACATTGTCAGGCTGAACAACAGGTACAGCGTGCCGATGTCCTTGTGGTTGGTGGCAAACACCCAGCGGCGCCAGCCGACCGGCGCTCCGTGGTGTTCGTCGTGCCCATGGTCGTCGTGGCCGGCCGCGTGGCCGTGGGGATCGAGGACTGCGCTCATGAAATCTTCCTTGGCAATTCGGGGATCGGCCGGCTTACTTGCCGCGCTGCGCCAGCACTTCGGCCGGCTGGACCAACTGCCCTGTCTTGTTCGACCAGGTGTTCTTGGTGTATGTAATGACGGAGGCGATGTCGGTGTCGCTCAGCTTGGCCCATGACGGCATCGCGCCGTTGTTCTGACCCTTCAGCAACACTTGAATCTGAATCGCGTGATCAGGATTCAGCACCTTTTCGTCGCCGTCGAGCGCCTTGATCGGGCCGGCGCCTTTGCCATTGGCCTGATGGCAAGCAGCACAGTTGCCCGCGTAAACCTTTTCGCCGCGCGCCAGCATGTCGGGCAAGGTCCAGACCTTGGTCGGATCGTCCAGCTTGGCCGCCGCTTCTTTCTTCTTGCCGGCGACCCAGGTCGTGTAATCGGCTGCCGAGACCACCCTGACATGAATGGGCATGTACGAGTGCTCTTTGCCACAGAGCTTGGCACACTGTCCGTAGTAGTCGCCCACCTCTTGCGCACGGAACCACGTATCCCGCACGAAGCCGGGAATTGCGTCCTGCTGGATGCCGAGCGACTGCACTGCGAACGCATGGATCACGTCCTCCGCCGTCGTGATGATCCGGACCTTCTTGTCGACCGGAACGACCAGCGGGTTGTCTACTTTCAACAGATAGTCGGCCGGCGGCGCTTCCCCGTTCGGGCCCTTGGCGCCGTTGTTGGACATGGCACGGTGCGAACTGTCGAGCGTCGAAATGAAGGCGAGACCTTCGCCCTCACCCTTGATGTAGTCGTAGCCCCACTTCCACTGGTAGCCGGTCGTCTTGATCGTTAGATCGGCGTTGGTCGTGTCTTTCTGGGCGACAAGCACTTTGGTGGCGGGCAGTGCCATCAGGATCACGATGAGGAAAGGAACGATAGTCCAGATGACTTCGACCACCACCGACTCATGAAAGTTGGCCGCCTTGTGTCCAGCCGCTTTCCGGTGCTTCCAGATCGAATAGAACATGATCGCGAAAACAGCCACGAAGATGACGGTGCACAGCACCATCATTGCGTTGTGCAGAAAGTACTGTTCCTGGGCGATCTTGGTCACACCGACCGGCAAATTGAGCTGGCGCACGGAAGGGCCGCCAGCCAGATCGCTGACTGCATGTGCCGCGCCGCTGAACGCCGCGCCGGCCGCCAGCAGCAGATTCGCCGGCTTGTACTTTTTGCGCCAATTGCTCTTCATCGTGTTCACTTCTTGAAAACCAGTTAACCCTGTGACCGCATGTCGATGCCCGCTTGCGCACGCCTGCCTATTCAGGCGCTGCGCAATGCCATGCGAATCTCGCGCGCCAGCGCCGCGCGCAGCTCGGGGCGCACATAGCGCCCCACCCTGACCGAACGACCTTGTCCTGACACTTCGATCAGCGAGCGGTCGCCCGCCTGCGGCTCGATCCGAACTTGATGCGGCAAAAATTCTGCCCGCTCATAGTGGCCGCCGTTCTCCAGTTCGACCACCAGCCGGCCACCTTGCAAAGCAATCTTTTCCCCGTCGGTCGCATGCCGCGCATACAGCATGAAAGCGACGCCCACCGCTGTCAGTTCGAGCCACGCGAACGGCAACACCAGAGGCGCGCCGTTCACCCAAAACACCGTGCCGATGCCGAGCGAAATTACGCACAGCGACGCGTAGAGCCAGCCGAGCTGGCTCGGCGTGACCGAGCAATTGCGCTTCAAAAACCAGTGGATGCTCTGGCCTGAAACAGTGGCAAATCGAAACACGGAATTCGTCAAGGGGCGAGTTCGGCAAATCGGTGCGCCGCGACTGTCAGACCGATGTCCGATTAGCCTCGATCACGGGCCAATTCCCGCGAGTTCACGCATCGGCGGATTGTAGCGGGTGGTTTGTGCGCGAATCCCATCAGCCCGGCCGTCCGCGCTGCAGCATGGTGCGCATCTCGCGCAACGAAACCGCGCTTTCGGACGAAAGAGAAACGCGTGGAGCCGGCTTGAATGCATGGCCGTAGATGATCTCGAAGGTCAGCGTAATGCGCCCTTCGTTTTCGGCGATGCCATGCAATTCGCTTAAAGCATCGCCCAGCCGCCTGCGCCAGCCTTTGCCGCGCAATTGTGCAAACCGCGCAGGATGCAGGTTGCGCCCGAGCGTGCGAAGTTCGGCCAGCGCCGCCTCCGGTGTGGCCCAGGTCAGCACGATGCGCTCCATGTCCATGACAGGCTCGGCAAATCCAGCGCCGACCAGCATGTCACCCCAGTCGTGCATGTCGGTGAACTCATGGCCGGCTGGCGGCCAGCCATGGCGTGCATAGAGGGCACGAAGCTCATGCACCGTGTCGGGGCCGAAACACGAAAACATGAGGAAGCCGTTGGTGGCGACCGAACGATGCCATTCGCCGATGAGCGCTTGCGGATCGGCCGCCATATGCAGCGCCATGTTGGCCCATAGCAAATCGACGCCAGTCTCAGGCACGCTATCGAATCGCGCGGCACCGCCCTGCCAGCGGCGCGCGTTCCACCAGGGGACCGACACGGCCGCGGCGGTTCGCTCGACCAGCCCGCGCTCCTGCTCCACGACATAGGAAGCCGCCTTGGGATAGCGCTTCGACACCAGTGCGTGCGCCTCGAGCCCACCGTGCAGGGGCGACCAGTCGGCCCACGTCGCGGGCTGCGCCTTGATCCACTGCAATCGGTCCTCCATGCGTCGGCCGATTTCTTCATGCAGCCAGGGCGATCCTTCTGCGGGAACCCAGCGCAACCAGCGTGCTGCCGCCGCGGGGTCGATGGTCGGCGGGCGGCGGTCGGGAGCGGTGGACATGGGCAGGCCAGTATATTGAGCGATGTCCGGCCCTTGGCTCACAGGCCTTTTGCGGCCGATCTCTTCATTGCGTCCTGCCTGGCTCGCGCACCTGCCGAGCCAGTGCGCGGTGTGCCGCGCGTGGCCGTCGCGTCGCATGTGCGATGACTGCGTGATGCGCTTCGCGCCGCCGACGCTGCGTTGCCGGACCTGTGCGTCGCCGCTGCCCGATGGCCTTTCGCAGTGCGGCGACTGCGTGAAGCAGGCCCCGCCGCTCGATGCTTGCATGGCCGCCTGCGCCTACGTCTGGCCCTGGCCGGAATGCATCGCGCAGTTCAAGTTCAGAGGAGACGCCGGCTGGGCTGCTCCGCTCGCGACCTTGATGCGCAGCACACCTTGGGTCGAGCCGGCGCTCGATGCGTGCGACCTGGTGCTGCCGATGCCGCTGTCGCGCGAACGGCTGCGCGAGCGCGGTTTCAATCAGGCGTACGAACTGGCCTGTCGCCTGGCGCCCAAAAGAAAATGCGACGCGACCTTGCTGCTACGCACGCGTGAAACGACGGCGCAGAGCGGACTGACGCGCGCCGAGCGGCTGCGCAACCTTCAAGGCGCTTTCGCGTTGGAGCCCCTGCGCGCGACGGCGGTGCAAGGCAAGCGCATCGTGCTAGTCGACGATGTGATGACCAGTGGCGCATCGATGTTCTCGGCGGCGCAGGTTCTGCGAACGGCCGGCGCGGTGCACATCACGGCCGTCGTGCTGGCGCGCACCGATCCGCCCAGCTGATCGGCAGACCTTCGGGTGTCGCGCCCGTTGCGACAATGCGTGGATGTTTCATATCGTCCTGGTCGAGCCCGAGATTCCGCCCAACACCGGCAATGTGATTCGCCTTGCCGCCAACACCGGCTGCATGCTGCATCTGGTCGAGCCGCTGGGGTTTTCCATGGATGACCGGCTGCTGCGCCGTGCCGGACTGGACTATCACGAATACGCCGAAGTGCGCTGCTACGCCGGCTGGCAGCAATTGCTCGACAGCGAATCACCACCGCCCGATCGCATGTTCGCGCTCACGACGCGCGGCAGC from Variovorax sp. PAMC28562 includes these protein-coding regions:
- the rpoH gene encoding RNA polymerase sigma factor RpoH → MTTLSGASAANQLAVANPWSMVPPLGNLDAYISTANRLPLLTLEEEQGFARKLRDNNDLEAAGALILSHLRLVVSISRQYLGYGLPHGDLIQEGNVGLMKAVKRFDPDQGVRLVSYAMHWIKAEIHEYILKNWRMVKVATTKAQRKLFFNLRSMKQAYKAKDAAANGDTHRATLTESQVTQMAEKLNVKREEVLEMEMRLSGGDVLLDPSPSDDGEDQFGPIAYLADATQEPTAQLESRARDRLSSDGISTALEALDERSRRIVEERWLKVNDDGSGGMTLHDLAAVYGVSAERIRQIEVAAMKKMKKSLVAYA
- a CDS encoding SCO family protein → MNKRNALKAIALVAAWTGVTMAAGVGISGCTEEAKQTFNAVDMTGADYAKDFSLTDADGKVRTLADFKGKVVVLFFGYAQCPDVCPTTMTEMAQVKQALGADADKLQVLFITVDPARDTPTVMKAYMGAFDPSFIALIPTPEQLAVTAKDFKAYYKKVDGSTPTSYSMDHSAASYLYDPQGRLRLYARYGSGVPAMVADVKALLKSS
- the cyoE gene encoding heme o synthase — translated: MSTPLPLEQTSTANVFRQFYALTKPRVVQLIVFCALIGMVLAVPGVPGWDDLQRGVLACAGIWLVAGAAAAFNCLVEKGIDAKMKRTAWRPTARGQLSDRQALIFSAVLCAAGSAVLWFAINPLTMWLTFATFVGYAVIYTLILKPLTPQNIVIGGASGAMPPVLGWAAMTGEVSADALILFLIIFLWTPPHFWALALYRVEDYRKAGLPMLPVTHGNEFTRLQVLLYTCVLFAACLMPFIYGMSGWLYLAVAIAVSIGFTGYAFALWRNYSDALARKTFRFSLIHLSVLFAALLVDHYLI
- a CDS encoding COX15/CtaA family protein, whose product is MNTQALYDLTPIVWLIVAGALLALGPLLWIWRRNAGAGAARRLHALTVLTLFLTFDLTLFGAFTRLTDSGLGCPDWPGCYGNASPVGARHDIAAAQAAQPTGPVTHGKAWVEMIHRYGATGVGALIVALALATLVARRRQRLSLRVTRASEATMPLHETAPLSTVWPAVTVVWVCMQGAFGALTVTWKLYPAIVTLHLLGAIGLLAMLCVQAVHYQQIASGRTPTALGRALRIGLIATTALLVLQIALGGWVSTNYAVVACLQFPTCQDSWWPAMNFVQGFEIWRHLGMTSDGVPIEFAALTAIHYVHRLMAYVVFGAIGILAWRLNRIPPLRPQGRWLAGLALLQLATGLGNVLLGWPLAAAVLHTGGAAALAVVLTWTLCESKPETAAAPAPSDADLHPQTRVSSNGPDWEAA
- a CDS encoding SCO family protein, yielding MADEPLSLTVHSMPSPQQPEGDGARRTVKGRWKMIAVMLCCAAPIVASYFTYYVVRPEGRSVYGELIDPQQPLPAFSATGRDGARVDLQTLKGQWLLVAVADAACNSLCEQQLYLQRQMREGLGREKDRLDRVWLVSDTAPIPERLDNGLRGATVLRLPAAELAQWLVPGAGHGLSEHLYVVDPMGNWMMRFPASMDTQGATRAKRDLDRLLRASASWDEPNR
- a CDS encoding SURF1 family protein; amino-acid sequence: MLTIAATASLGHWQLSRAAQKEAMQAESEAQSRRPELDQQTFLSTDKGSDAMLRPVRLRGLWLGAQTVYLDNRQMHGVPGFYVLTPFALEGSNQTVMVQRGWIQRNFQNRTQLQPVQTPVGLVEVVGRIAPPPSHLMELGKSAVVASPDAAASSAAASSTASGTASAVASPSVAAAAMAAPEGSYAIRQNLDLEAFRVETGLPLRTDLSLQQSGSASEGLQRDWPAPALGIERHYGYAFQWFALSALVALLYVWLQLIAPWRKISRAQNG
- a CDS encoding twin transmembrane helix small protein → MKYVIALAFVGILASLGFALFFMLKDGRDGRAKGGGMARALTVRIGLSVVLFLCILIAWKLGYIQPGGLPVGK